ACCTCACTTACTATATGTGTGACAAGCACTAAGACTAAGATTTACTCCCTAATTTAAAGGATTGAGGTGACCCAGTGCTTTGATAGGGGTTGCTTAGCCTAGAGAacagaaacggggggggggggggtttttgGTAAGGAAACAGGCATTGTGATGGGGGCGGGGTCAGGTGCTAGTTCCAGTGAGGTAGGGAGCTGGAAGGGGGCTCCTTCCTCCGGGGAAAGTTTGTAATAAGTAAGGCAGGCAGAGAAATCCTGGGTGGAGGGACACTCCCTGGGAGTCTCAGCTTTCTCCTCCCTGCAGACGGTTCTATGACTCCGGAGCCATCATGCTGCGGGAGGAAGCCACTGTCCTCACTGGGATGCTGATAGGGCTCAGCGCCATCGACTTCAGGTGGGGTCTGCTTGGCGGTGGTAAAGGGGACTTTCTCACCCACAACTGTCCAACGCCCCTCATTCCCTCCTCCAACCCCTGTGGCTCTTCTGCCCCAGCTTCTGTCTAAAGGGCGAAGTTCTGGATGGAAAGACGCCGGTGGTCATCGATTACACGCCCTACCTAAAATTCACCCAAAGGTGAGCAGCCCGGTTATTGCGGTGGGTGAGGAGATGGGTACCGGAAGGGCGCTGAGTGTCATCCTGGTGTCACCGCCCAAGGGTCGGAGTTGGGGTGCTAGTGGGGCGAGGCGGGGCGGAGCCGGCCCCACCCACTGCTCCCGCTCCTAAGCTACGACTACCTGACGGATGAGGAGGAGAGGCACAGTGCCGAGAGCAGCACCAGCGAGGACAACTCACCAGAGCACCCCTACCTGCCTCTCGTCACCGATGAAGACAGTTGGTACAACAAGTGGCACAAGATGGAACAGAAGTTTCGCATTGTCTACGCACAGAAGGTGCGCGGGGCGAGGCGCGGGGAGCTGGGCGCGGTGGGGGCAGGGCCTGGGGCTGGGACTCCAGCTGGGACCCCTTTGGGCGTCTGGGCTGAGCCGGCGCCCCGCAGGGATACCTGGAGGAGCTGGTGCGTCTGCGCGAGTCGCAGCTGAAGGACCTGGAGGCAGAGAACCGgcggctgcagctgcagctggagGAGGCAGCGGCACAAAATCAGCGTGAGAAGCGGGAGCTGGAAGGCGTGATCCTGGAGCTGCAGGAGCAGCTGTGAGCCCGCCTCCCGCCCTGACCCCTGGGAACCCCAACGTGACTCCATTGGCTGGGATCGCTTTCCTGATGACACCCAATTCGCATCAGCCCAcccttcccatcccctttcccaaGATCCCGTGGCGGTTGCCCAACATTACCTGCCCCCCACATTAAGACCCCGCAGCTTCCAATACCCatcagctagagacaccagccaTTCCTCACGGGACCTTAGCAGCCATCAGTTTTATCGTGTGCCACCCACAATGTTCAGGCCTCTGGTAGGCATCACCTCCCACTCCCTCCAACCTGGAACATTTCCTCTCTGAACCTGACCCAGCTAGCTAGCACAAATCCCACCCCTTCAAGAGTACCCACCCTTTCCACTCTCCTCCCTACATCATCACAACTGACTTCGAAACACTCACTAATCCTGGCCACCACAAACATGGCCTTACTAAGGAACAAGCCTCAGACCCGTGCCATCCTCCCTGAGCAGCATCGATCCCCATTTTTACCACTCACGTTTCCGTCCTAAGCCCCACCTTTGCTGAGTCTCGCTTCCCTCTCCCAGCCAGGCctgatccccctccccctcccaggacAGGTCTGATCCCCGGTGACCATGCCCCCCTGGCCCAGGGTTCCAAGGAGCTCACCACACCCCTGGTCAACCAGTGGCCCTCCCTGAGCACACTCCATAGGCCCGAGGGTGCCAGCAACTCTAAACTATATCGGAGGTAAGCCTCAACCAAGTGCTGTCCCCATATCCCAGTCCCAGGAAGTGGGGCCTGGAGCTGAGGTCACTCCCTGCACACTTTTCTCTTCTGCTATAGACACAGCTTCATGAGCACGGAGCCGCTGTctgcagaggccagcctgagctcagaCTCCCAGCGCCTGGGAGAGGCCAAGAGGGATGAGGAGCCCTGGGGCCCCATCGGTGAGcgcaccccacacacactcaccttgGCACTTCAGAAAAGGGATAGGGCCCCGTAGTCAGGTCAGTCAGGTCGTGGCTGAACCCCTTATTCTCTCAACCCTTCCTGTACTTATACATCGATGAGGAGCTTGGCTTAgggtttcaaaaaacaaaacaacaaaaaaagtacaaACTAGGCCGGCACCTCTTCTACCTGTAAGTGCAGTCAGTCCCTGCACTTGGCTGACCCAGattcccatctgtaaaatagggATTTTGGTAAAAAGAGCCTCCAGTGCGCATGTATGGAGAGGGCGCAATGGCTTTCTAGTGTCATGACACCCTCACAGGGCTCTTCCCACACTCACACTGTGAACCGCCTGCCTGAccaatgttttcccctttctttgaCTGCCAGGAAGCTCAGAACCAAATTAGTGGCTCCCTCCGGACTTCACCGCATGCACTTTGTGACTCTTTGGTCACCCCCTTCCTAGTTTCGCCCATGCCTGGacctcctgcctttctttttttctttctttttttaaatacatagatatatattataCTGTATCGGATAACTTGACTTTGAGACAAGGCAGGCTTTGGACATGTAACCCACTacactgtgtctgtgactgtgtgtgtgtctcccccaGCAGACTGTGAGCTCCGTGAGGGCAGGGACCATGTCTTGTGCATTCTCTGTATCCCCAGAGTGTGAAACAGAGCAAATGCTCACTTCGTGTTTAATAAATGGACAAAGAGAGGCGGGACCTTGGGGAGACAGACATAAACTGATGGTTTATGATATAGTGTCTCAAGCCCTGTGCAGGGAACGTTCAATCGAGGTTTAATTAAAAAGTGGCAGATGCTCCAGAAAGGCTATGTCTCCTGGGGGTGACGGGAGAATTGCCCTTTCTGCCCACCCACGAGGACCCCCTCCCCACATACACGCAGCCTGGATGGCCCAGCCTTACCCGCCCTCTCTCCCCAGGGAAGGACCCCACGCCCTCCATGCTGGGCCTCTGCGGCTCCCTGGCCTCCATCCCCAGCTGCAAGTCCCTGGCGAGCTTCAAATCCAACGAATGCCTGGTGAGCGACAGCCCTGAGGGCAGCCCAGCGCTCAGCCCCAGCTGAGGAGCAGCAAGGGCAATGCCAGCCCCACCTGCCAGGGGCCATGGACAACTGCCACCTTTTGAGTCCCCCAACCCAGGCCACCCTTCAAGAACACCACCAACCTAGCCTCGGGTCTCTAGGGAAAAGACCCAAGCCtctttcctgcttcagcttcctgccaaggaggcaggagctgcatGGCAAGTGGTGGGGCCAGGAGGGACACCCAGGTTACAGGTCCTCAGTCCCCTGGGGACACCGCTCCATTCTGGTGGCTCTGGAGGCTGCCTGGTTCCTTCTGCTCATCTTCCACACTTGCCTCAGGAGCAGGTGGTCCATCCCTGGCATTCCTGCTGCCCTGCCTCTGGTCTAACCCTGTGTACCCTCTGAAGTCACCCTTCCTTGGTACCTATATGGGGAGAGATTAGGCAAATAAAAGCCAGAGGACTGAAGTGATTTCATCTGTTGGCCAGTGGGATAGGGCTCCCTAACAGATCTCTTGACCAAGGTACCCATGCCAGGAGGATGTGCCCTGGGGGACCACAGGGTGTGGGCTGGGTGGGAGGGGGCTCCGGATTCTGTACATCTGCAGATGCTTTCTGGATCTGACCCCTTGAAGACTTTCTCAATCCCTAGCAGTGCTCTGAGGGTGTGCCTTAGTGGGTTATCTGCCTGCCACGGGCCTACCCAACTCCACTGTAGCCCAAAAGCTGTACCCTATTCCTTATGCCAGAGCCGGTAAGTGGGCAATCCTGCCCCAGTGACACCACCTTGGTTTGCCCTAGGGGCGATGGCTCCTTGCTCTCACCCCAACACAGTGGGCCCCACATGAAAGGCCCTTACTACCACACAGGCAATCTTTCACCCCTGTCTGGGTACCCCCTAAGGTGGGAagcttttaagacaaggtctctggctggcctggagctcagcatGTAGGCCAGGCAGGTTTCAGATCTGCTCGCCATgatctctcagtgctgggattaaaggtgtgtgccaccacacctgcagATGCCagctttttggtgtgtgtgtgtgtgtgtgtgtgtgtgtgtgtgtgtgtgtagacagaatttggctgtgtagtcctggctggtctggtaTTGGAggcattcctcctgcctcagtctcccaagtgatGAAATAACAGGTGTGGGCCACTGTGTCTGACTGGGGACCCCCAAACGTGCACACGTACCCCAAGACACCGCAGCCACAGTAGTGCACAGAAGATTATCATCTTTAGACAAGGAACGAATGCGGCCGAGATACTGCCTGGCCCGAGCGCTCGGCCCCTAGGACCAAGCTATAACAAACAGGGGGGATACAAAGAAGGGAGATCATCAGATTTGGTCTTGAACTCGGAGGcgggagaagggcaatcctgggAGGGGGAACAGCAGGAATTCAGgcctgaggacagcctgggtgaCTGGACTGGGAGGGAAGGCACTTGGCTCAGTCTCCTGTTCCCACCCGTGCAAGAGCCGGTTGCTCCCGACTTTCAGTGGCCCAGAGGCTGCTCCTGGTTGAGCCTCTGGAAGAAGCTTTTGCCAAACTCATAAGTGCTGATCATGATGGCACAGGAGGGTGCAGCCTTGATGATCCTGGGGAGGAAGCCTGTGATGGAAAGACAGACCACGGTTAGGGGTCCAGgtcccctcacacacacagcatggaTAGACATCATGCATGTAGTGCATTCACAGAGACAGGTACCCACCTGCAAAGAGTCCCCTGGTGCCAGATTCAGCCCGGATTCTGCGAAGCAGGAGCCAGGTGGAGTCAACTCTGGGTGGCTTCACTGTAGATGCAAGGCCCGGCTCAGTAGGGCTCAGCTCAGGCCCCCCGCCTGCCCTCTCCCCTCACTAGCCCGGCTTACCTCTCACAGCCTCCACCGCTCCCAGTGACATCTGCCGCTGTGTCTTCACCACATCGAAGGGTAGGGTAAGGGTGGCAGCCACCTGGTCAGGTGAGGAGAGGGCTCAGCTCTACTCTCAGGCCTTGAGAGGGACTAAGGCATCTCAAGGGCGAatgaagaaagcaagcaggcgggctggtgagatggctcagtgggtaagagcacccaactgctcttccgaaggtccagagttcaaatNNNNNNNNNNNNNNNNNNNNNNNNNNNNNNNNNNNNNNNNNNNNNNNNNNNNNNNNNNNNNNNNNNNNNNNNNNNNNNNNNNNNNNNNNNNNNNNNNNNNNNNNNNNNNNNNNNNNNNNNNNNNNNNNNNNNNNNNNNNNNNNNNNNNNNNNNNNNNNNNNNNNNNNNNNNNNNNNNNNNNNNNNNNNNNNNNNNNNNNNNNNNNNNNNNNNNNNNNNNNNNNNNNNNNNNNNNNNNNNNNNNNNNNNNNNNNNNNNNNNNNNNNNNNNNNNNNNNNNNNNNNNNNNNNNNNNNNNNNNNNNNNNNNNNNNNNNNNNNNNNNNNNNNNNNNNNNNNNNNNNNNNNNNNNNNNNNNNNNNNNNNNNNNNNNNNNNNNNNNNNNNNNNNNNNNNNNNNNNNNNNNNNNNNNNNNNNNNNNNNNNNNNNNNNNNNNNNNNNNNNNNNNNNNNNNNNNNNNNNNNNNNNNNNNNNNNNNNNNNNNNNNNNNNNNNNNNNNNNNNNNNNNNNNNNNNNNNNNNNNNNNNNNNNNNNNNNNNNNNNNNNNNNNNNNNNNNNNNNNNNNNNNNNNNNNNNNNNNNNNNNNNNNNNNNNNNNNNNNNNNNNNNNNNNNNNNNNNNNNNNNNNNNNNNNNNNNNNNNNNNNNNNNNNNNNNNNNNNNNNNNNNNNNNNNNNNNNNNNNNNNNNNNNNNNNNNNNNNNNNNNNNNNNNNNNNNNNNNNNNNNNNNNNNNNNNNNNNNNNNNNNNNNNNNNNNNNNNNNNNNNNNNNNNNNNNNNNNNNNNNNNNNNNNNNNNNNNNNNNNNNNNNNNNNNNNNNNNNNNNNNNNNNNNNNNNNNNNNNNNNNNNNNNNNNNNNNNNNNNNNNNNNNNNNNNNNNNNNNNNNNNNNNNNNNNNNNNNNNNNNNNNNNNNNNNNNNNNNNNNNNNNNNNNNNNNNNNNNNNNNNNNNNNNNNNNNNNNNNNNNNNNNNNNNNNNNNNNNNNNNNNNNNNNNNNNNNNNNNNNNNNNNNNNNNNNNNNNNNNNNNNNNNNNNNNNNNNNNNNNNNNNNNNNNNNNNNNNNNNNNNNNNNNNNNNNNNNNNNNNNNNNNNNNNNNNNNNNNNNNNNNNNNNNNNNNNNNNNNNNNNNNNNNNNNNNNNNNNNNNNNNNNNNNNNNNNNNNNNNNNNNNNNNNNNNNNNNNNNNNNNNNNNNNNNNNNNNNNNNNNNNNNNNNNNNNNNNNNNNNNNNNNNNNNNNNNNNNNNNNNNNNNNNNNNNNNNNNNNNNNNNNNNNNNNNNNNNNNNNNNNNNNNNNNNNNNNNNNNNNNNNNNNNNNNNNNNNNNNNNNNNNNNNNNNNNNNNNNNNNNNNNNNNNNNNNNNNNNNNNNNNNNNNNNNNNNNNNNNNNNNNNNNNNNNNNNNNNNNNNNNNNNNNNNNNNNNNNNNNNNNNNNNNNNNNNNNNNNNNNNNNNNNNNNNNNNNNNNNNNNNNNNNNNNNNNNNNNNNNNNNNNNNNNNNNNNNNNNNNNNNNNNNNNNNNNNNNNNNNNNNNNNNNNNNNNNNNNNNNNNNNNNNNNNNNNNNNNNNNNNNNNNNNNNNNNNNNNNNNNNNNNNNNNNNNNNNNNNNNNNNNNNNNNNNNNNNNNNNNNNNNNNNNNNNNNNNNNNNNNNNNNNNNNNNNNNNNNNNNNNNNNNNNNNNNNNNNNNNNNNNNNNNNNNNNNNNNNNNNNNNNNNNNNNNNNNNNNNNNNNNNNNNNNNNNNNNNNNNNNNNNNNNNNNNNNNNNNNNNNNNNNNNNNNNNNNNNNNNNNNNNNNNNNNNNNNNNNNNNNNNNNNNNNNNNNNNNNNNNNNNNNNNNNNNNNNNNNNNNNNNNNNNNNNNNNNNNNNNNNNNNNNNNNNNNNNNNNNNNNNNNNNNNNNNNNNNNNNNNNNNNNNNNNNNNNNNNNNNNNNNNNNNNNNNNNNNNNNNNNNNNNNNNNNNNNNNNNNNNNNNNNNNNNNNNNNNNNNNNNNNNNNNNNNNNNNNNNNNNNNNNNNNNNNNNNNNNNNNNNNNNNNNNNNNNNNNNNNNNNNNNNNNNNNNNNNNNNNNNNNNNNNNNNNNNNNNNNNNNNNNNNNNNNNNNNNNNNNNNNNNNNNNNNNNNNNNNNNNNNNNNNNNNNNNNNNNNNNNNNNNNNNNNNNNNNNNNNNNNNNNNNNNNNNNNNNNNNNNNNNNNNNNNNNNNNNNNNNNNNNNNNNNNNNNNNNNNNNNNNNNNNNNNNNNNNNNNNNNNNNNNNNNNNNNNNNNNNNNNNNNNNNNNNNNNNNNNNNNNNNNNNNNNNNNNNNNNNNNNNNNNNNNNNNNNNNNNNNNNNNNNNNNNNNNNNNNNNNNNNNNNNNNNNNNNNNNNNNNNNNNNNNNNNNNNNNNNNNNNNNNNNNNNNNNNNNNNNNNNNNNNNNNNNNNNNNNNNNNNNNNNNNNNNNNNNNNNNNNNNNNNNNNNNNNNNNNNNNNNNNNNNNNNNNNNNNNNNNNNNNNNNNNNNNNNNNNNNNNNNNNNNNNNNNNNNNNNNNNNNNNNNNCCAAGGTGCCAGTGAAGCGTGTAGGGTCCTGAAACCAGGTGGCACAGCGGGTACCATTTGGGCACAGGTACAGGGGCTCCAGGACTCCATTGCAGTATAGGAGGCACTTCCCTGGGGACTGTagagcagaggatgctgggaaagagAACGGACATTAGGGTGGGAGGGCCTGGAGCCTTGCTGGGTGACATAGCTGGGTCGATATGTGGCTATTCCTGTGTGGGACAGGAAGCTGACTAATGGAGCCTCAAAGTATGTACTAGTCTATTGGGGGGGAGGGTCTCGAGAGATGGtttctctcctggaactcacgctgtacaccaggctggcctcgaactcagaaatctgcctgcctctgcctcccgagtggggtattaaagacgtgcgccaccactgcccggctcatgtACTACTCTATGATCACGGGTACCCCAGGTACTTGAGGGACACTCAACACTTCTTCCTTGGGCCTCCCAAGGGCCTGGGGCTTGGGTCACTCACATTTGGTGTAGGACAGACTCCAGAATCTGGAGGGAGTTGTCAATTCTGAAACACAAAAGTCAGCCCTGATGGTCAGGAATGCTGCCTCCCCCACTGGAACCCCATCTCTGGGAAATCCTTATTTTGTCAGGCAGCTCCCCTAAGTCTGGTCCTCACCGCTGGCTGCCGAGGGTCTTTGAGACTGAAGGCGGACCTTCACCACATCCAGGGGTGTCACTGCGCGGAAGGAGGTAGGTCTGAAGGTTGCTTCAGGACGTCACACACCCTCTTCTTCATCAGAACCAAACTGCCTCCAACCTCTAGCCCACATAAACCCCCCAGCTGCCCTCAAGCCCCCATCTCCCCAGGTCTTACTGAAGAGGGAGGTGACCACAGCCCCAGCTCCTGAGGCCACCATTTGCTGAAAGGGGCTAATGCCCCCAGGATCCTGATCATCCATCTCGGAGTTTCAATCCTGAAAACACACACCACAGTCCAATGGAGCTTACCTCCTGACAAGGCAGGCCTGGGAGTGGGGACCGTGGGGAGCAAGCATGAGGTAAGGTGCTCTGGGACTTTTAACGACAGCTCACTCAGGGCTCATCCAGAGTTTGCCTCTATAATCTTTAAAATCTAGAAATGTGCTCACTTTGCCGAGAGGGAAACTAAGGCTCAAGGGTGGCTGTGACCTTCAAGGTTACGTCATTCGTTTGGGAAGAAGCTAGAATAGCCGTTGGCCAAAGACAGTGATGGCTATTTTCTCAGCCACATGCTCCTCCAGATCAGAGGCCGAAAGGATCAAAACACCTGAGCCCCTCCACCCAACATCTGGGCGTCCCGGGCGAGGAGA
This sequence is a window from Mus pahari chromosome 14, PAHARI_EIJ_v1.1, whole genome shotgun sequence. Protein-coding genes within it:
- the Rundc3a gene encoding RUN domain-containing protein 3A isoform X4 produces the protein MEASFVQTTMALGLPSKKASSRNVIVERRNLITVCRFSVKTLLEKYTAEPIDDSSEEFVNFAAILEQILSHRFKACAPAGPASWFSSDGQRGFWDYIRLACSKVPNNCVSSIENMENISTARAKGRAWIRVALMEKRMSEYITTALRDNRTTRRFYDSGAIMLREEATVLTGMLIGLSAIDFSFCLKGEVLDGKTPVVIDYTPYLKFTQSYDYLTDEEERHSAESSTSEDNSPEHPYLPLVTDEDSWYNKWHKMEQKFRIVYAQKGYLEELVRLRESQLKDLEAENRRLQLQLEEAAAQNQREKRELEGVILELQEQLTGLIPGDHAPLAQGSKELTTPLVNQWPSLSTLHRPEGASNSKLYRRHSFMSTEPLSAEASLSSDSQRLGEAKRDEEPWGPIGSSEPN
- the Rundc3a gene encoding RUN domain-containing protein 3A isoform X3, with amino-acid sequence MEASFVQTTMALGLPSKKASSRNVIVERRNLITVCRFSVKTLLEKYTAEPIDDSSEEFVNFAAILEQILSHRFKGPASWFSSDGQRGFWDYIRLACSKVPNNCVSSIENMENISTARAKGRAWIRVALMEKRMSEYITTALRDNRTTRRFYDSGAIMLREEATVLTGMLIGLSAIDFSFCLKGEVLDGKTPVVIDYTPYLKFTQSYDYLTDEEERHSAESSTSEDNSPEHPYLPLVTDEDSWYNKWHKMEQKFRIVYAQKGYLEELVRLRESQLKDLEAENRRLQLQLEEAAAQNQREKRELEGVILELQEQLTGLIPGDHAPLAQGSKELTTPLVNQWPSLSTLHRPEGASNSKLYRRHSFMSTEPLSAEASLSSDSQRLGEAKRDEEPWGPIGKDPTPSMLGLCGSLASIPSCKSLASFKSNECLVSDSPEGSPALSPS
- the Rundc3a gene encoding RUN domain-containing protein 3A isoform X2, which translates into the protein MEASFVQTTMALGLPSKKASSRNVIVERRNLITVCRFSVKTLLEKYTAEPIDDSSEEFVNFAAILEQILSHRFKACAPAGPASWFSSDGQRGFWDYIRLACSKVPNNCVSSIENMENISTARAKGRAWIRVALMEKRMSEYITTALRDNRTTRRFYDSGAIMLREEATVLTGMLIGLSAIDFSFCLKGEVLDGKTPVVIDYTPYLKFTQSYDYLTDEEERHSAESSTSEDNSPEHPYLPLVTDEDSWYNKWHKMEQKFRIVYAQKGYLEELVRLRESQLKDLEAENRRLQLQLEEAAAQNQREKRELEGVILELQEQLTGLIPGDHAPLAQGSKELTTPLVNQWPSLSTLHRPEGASNSKLYRRHSFMSTEPLSAEASLSSDSQRLGEAKRDEEPWGPIGKDPTPSMLGLCGSLASIPSCKSLASFKSNECLVSDSPEGSPALSPS
- the Rundc3a gene encoding RUN domain-containing protein 3A isoform X1, whose product is MEASFVQTTMALGLPSKKASSRNVIVERRNLITVCRFSVKTLLEKYTAEPIDDSSEEFVNFAAILEQILSHRFKAGPASWFSSDGQRGFWDYIRLACSKVPNNCVSSIENMENISTARAKGRAWIRVALMEKRMSEYITTALRDNRTTRRFYDSGAIMLREEATVLTGMLIGLSAIDFSFCLKGEVLDGKTPVVIDYTPYLKFTQSYDYLTDEEERHSAESSTSEDNSPEHPYLPLVTDEDSWYNKWHKMEQKFRIVYAQKGYLEELVRLRESQLKDLEAENRRLQLQLEEAAAQNQREKRELEGVILELQEQLTGLIPGDHAPLAQGSKELTTPLVNQWPSLSTLHRPEGASNSKLYRRHSFMSTEPLSAEASLSSDSQRLGEAKRDEEPWGPIGKDPTPSMLGLCGSLASIPSCKSLASFKSNECLVSDSPEGSPALSPS
- the Rundc3a gene encoding RUN domain-containing protein 3A isoform X6, with the translated sequence MEASFVQTTMALGLPSKKASSRNVIVERRNLITVCRFSVKTLLEKYTAEPIDDSSEEFVNFAAILEQILSHRFKGPASWFSSDGQRGFWDYIRLACSKVPNNCVSSIENMENISTARAKGRAWIRVALMEKRMSEYITTALRDNRTTRRFYDSGAIMLREEATVLTGMLIGLSAIDFSFCLKGEVLDGKTPVVIDYTPYLKFTQSYDYLTDEEERHSAESSTSEDNSPEHPYLPLVTDEDSWYNKWHKMEQKFRIVYAQKGYLEELVRLRESQLKDLEAENRRLQLQLEEAAAQNQREKRELEGVILELQEQLTGLIPGDHAPLAQGSKELTTPLVNQWPSLSTLHRPEGASNSKLYRRHSFMSTEPLSAEASLSSDSQRLGEAKRDEEPWGPIGSSEPN
- the Slc25a39 gene encoding solute carrier family 25 member 39 produces the protein MDDQDPGGISPFQQMVASGAGAVVTSLFMTPLDVVKVRLQSQRPSAASELTTPSRFWSLSYTKSSSALQSPGKCLLYCNGVLEPLYLCPNGTRCATWFQDPTRFTGTLVAATLTLPFDVVKTQRQMSLGAVEAVRVKPPRVDSTWLLLRRIRAESGTRGLFAGFLPRIIKAAPSCAIMISTYEFGKSFFQRLNQEQPLGH
- the Rundc3a gene encoding RUN domain-containing protein 3A isoform X5, with amino-acid sequence MEASFVQTTMALGLPSKKASSRNVIVERRNLITVCRFSVKTLLEKYTAEPIDDSSEEFVNFAAILEQILSHRFKAGPASWFSSDGQRGFWDYIRLACSKVPNNCVSSIENMENISTARAKGRAWIRVALMEKRMSEYITTALRDNRTTRRFYDSGAIMLREEATVLTGMLIGLSAIDFSFCLKGEVLDGKTPVVIDYTPYLKFTQSYDYLTDEEERHSAESSTSEDNSPEHPYLPLVTDEDSWYNKWHKMEQKFRIVYAQKGYLEELVRLRESQLKDLEAENRRLQLQLEEAAAQNQREKRELEGVILELQEQLTGLIPGDHAPLAQGSKELTTPLVNQWPSLSTLHRPEGASNSKLYRRHSFMSTEPLSAEASLSSDSQRLGEAKRDEEPWGPIGSSEPN